From the genome of Nicotiana sylvestris chromosome 2, ASM39365v2, whole genome shotgun sequence, one region includes:
- the LOC138885554 gene encoding uncharacterized protein yields MTNTTLETGKDDGENFTDIHPRHPLYLHPSDSPGSVLIPQQLTGIKNYIAWSNSMRVALLAKNKLGFIDGKYRKQQYSGDLEHEWERCNDFMLSWITNSVSKELANGIMYSTNAYNVWTDLKERFDEKNLTRVYQLHRKTFTASQGSLSVSEYYSKLKCAWDEY; encoded by the coding sequence ATGACAAATACAACTCTTGAGACCGGGAAGGATGACGGAGAAAACTTCACGGACATTCATCCCAGGCATCCTCTGTACCTACATCCCTCAGACAGTCCAGGTAGTGTGCTAATTCCTCAACAACTAACAGGAATAAAAAACTATATAGCTTGGAGTAATTCTATGCGAGTAGCTTTATTAGCCAAAAATAAGCTAGGGTTCATAGATGGAAAATATCGGAAACAACAGTATAGTGGTGATTTAGAGCATGAATGGGAGAGATGCAATGACTTCATGTTATCCTGGATAACTAATTCAGTGTCTAAAGAGTTAGCAAATGGTATAATGTACTCAACCAATGCCTATAATGTTTGGACAGATCTAAAGGAAAGATTTGATGAGAAAAATCTCACTAGAGTTTATCAACTGCACCGAAAAACATTTACCGCTAGTCAAGGAAGTTTATCAGTGTCAGAATATTACTCAAAACTAAAATGTGCATGGGATGAGTATTGA
- the LOC138885553 gene encoding early nodulin-like protein 1 — protein MGYSTSQKGYRLYNIFTDTFFVSRDVSFKEIVFPFKYPKSTFLHTLSSSSSPTFPVSAPTFPRDDSFPTFMVPLPPATLDYDSPSTSSEHPLSPSTSLPMPSPLHSSSTTSSPIPSHTPASSHILSDPHPILSSAPQHHDLPPTPTAPLRNSRRPSKPPLWLTDFVHQVKPSSSTPNSITDSINYSSLSSSYQTCLSSYSSIIEPTSFDQALTDSNWVQGIET, from the coding sequence ATGGGTTATTCAACTTCTCAAAAGGGTTATAGATTATACAACATCTTCACTGACACTTTCTTTGTTAGTAGGGATGTTTCTTTCAAAGAAATAGTGTTTCCATTTAAGTATCCTAAATCCACCTTCCTACATACTCTATCTTCAAGTTCATCACCTACATTTCCGGTTAGTGCTCCAACTTTCCCTCGTGATGATTCTTTTCCTACTTTTATGGTTCCCTTACCACCTGCAACTCTAGACTATGATTCTCCTTCAACTTCTTCTGAACATCCCTTATCTCCATCTACCTCCTTGCCTATGCCCTCTCCACTTCACTCATCTTCCACTACATCTTCTCCTATTCCTTCTCATACTCCAGCATCCTCTCATATCCTGTCTGATCCTCATCCAATCTTATCTTCAGCTCCACAGCACCATGATCTACCTCCTACTCCTACAGCTCCTTTAAGGAATTCTAGAAGGCCATCTAAACCACCCTTGTGGCTTACAGACTTTGTCCATCAAGTCAAACCTTCATCATCCACTCCTAATTCTATCACCGATTCCATTAATTACTCTTCCTTATCCTCTTCTTATCAGACTTGTTTGTCTTCCTATTCATCCATCATTGAACCAACCTCTTTTGATCAAGCACTCACTGACAGCAATTGGGTTCAAGGGATTGAAACTTGA